Within Aspergillus oryzae RIB40 DNA, chromosome 2, the genomic segment GGACCAAAAGTGGTTGCGGAGGGAAAATAAATCatatgaaaaggaaattgtcaACCTGATACGGTGACatttatatatacatctaaatatatataaatatatacgtatttcttcatttatttatatctcAGACTTATCTCGAGAGACGCTCATCTCCTTGAATCAATTAGCCGGTGGGGGGCGatttggtttgggggttgcATCAAAGAATGTGATTGATCTACAAtgcagaaaaaaaagcaaaagtggcTGGCCGTCTGAAATCAAATTGCccagtttttcttttccccgaCATCACCGATAGATTGGAAAATGAGGGAAAATCCAAAAGCCACAAGATTACTTTGCTACATGTTTTGAACTTACTGCAAAAATATGCAAACAATACACATTCCAATTGTCACCAATTCTCCCCTGTTTCAATCCCATCCAACCAATAATCAATAGTGCAGCAAGGCAAAGGGCTCCTGCCTGGCGATCAGACCTCTTCGCCCCAATTCCTGGCTTTCGTGGTGGCACAACAGATCGGTAGATCTTTGGTACCTACATGGTCCATCGTCGACTTGGGATGATCGTCTGCAGAGTTGAGTTACCGGCAACCAGGCACAGCATACCCGCCCTGCGAGGACCGAGGCACGGTCCAGACCTTGTCTTGTCCCTTCAGACATGATTCATTGGGGTACCCCAGCCATTGATTGTCGTGCAAATGCAATGGTCCGGGGCATTTGGAATGAATCATGCAGCAACATTCTGTTGTCGTGTgctctgttttttttttttttttttgaatgTTACAGATGGGGGTGTGGCGGTTGGACAGGTCACTCTGGTGTTTTTGCCACTCTTAGTCCTTTTCGGGCAATTTCCTTCAGCCTTCAGGGCTGTCAGCTCGGAAAGAGTATTCCAAATGCACCGGAACTCCGTGTTCTCGATACGGAAAGGTAACTATATATCATTTTCCGTGGTGAAATCCTTTTCTCATGGTTTCTGGTATCCAGTATATACCCTATCATAATATTGAAAGGACATAAGTGAGAAATGATAACTATAGTTATGTTAGTATTATAGACCATCTATCTAGGCTTTTCATTTATTCACTCCTAAGTTAGAAGTGGCAACACACCAACAGGATGGCTGAGTGGTTGATACCTTAGATTTGGATCAACATAGTTGACACCTAATacctgttttctttcttccttttttctatAGGTTAAGTTAGTATCATTTCAGTCACATCGGCTTACTGAGcatcaaggaggagaaatatatatggCACTGATCCGTCAATTACGGAAGGAGCGGCCGAGCCAGTATTGAGTCATATATTGCAAACTATGAATATAAGTCAAACCATTAGGATAGGTTGGTCAGGGATAACGTGATTGATAAATGACCACATCAATGCCCCAGGTGCCCCAGCACAAGTGACCCCCTGACTGTGAAACTTCTGAGACAAAACACGCCATCATGATCCATTATCACTTCCGTGTGTCAAAATGCAGTTATATGCCATTTCGAACTTATAAAGTGCATTAGCGAGTGTGCTtaagatagaagaagaaggagttATTCTCACCTGCTCATCTGTCTGGCAGACTATTACACGCGGTCCGCTACCATCTCCCTTGGAGATATCCATCACCGTCTGGTCGTCGGACGGCCCTTTGTCATTAGCTGATGCATCAATAGCTACCCCCAGGCACTGGCATTTCTCGATGACAGTTTTTCTCAGTAAGGCACTCTTCTCACCAATGCCGCCGGCGAAAACGAGTGCATCAACTTTTCCTTCCAACTTGACAAAGTAATTACCTATGTACCCCAGAATACGGTCGACGAGAATGTCGAAAGCAAGCTTATGCTCCGGACTTGGAGGATTCTCAACGGCTATCTGGGCAAAATCTGTAGTTCCAGTGAGCGCTTTCCATCCGGATTTCTTGTTTAGGATTTCTTCGGCCTGGATGGACCTAAGTCAGCTAGCCGTTTGCTTCTCCCAACCAGTCTCAGGGACTTACCGTGCTGATATGCATTTCTTTAGTGCTCGCAGGGCTCAACTTTCCTGCCTCGCTGGTGTAATGAAATACGAGCCTGCCAAGCACACGTTAACCATCAGAGTTTAGAGCTAACTTTTAATGACACTCACGATGGGTCAATATCACCACTACGGGTGGCGCCGGGTAAACCAGCTAGGGGTGTAAGTCCCATTCTAAGACGATCTGTCAGCACGCCTGAATAACAATGAATGAAGATCATTCTTACGATGTGTCAATGGACCTGCCCTCCTTGATCGCGCATACAGAGGCACCGCTTCCAATATGCATGGCAATCACATTAGTCTTTTCCACTGGCTTGCCGAGAAACTGAGCTACCGAGCGCAGGATGAAGGAATAACTAATCCCATGAAACCCATATTTTCGAAGACCATTTGCTTTCGCGGTATCCTGGTTGATTGGATATGTCTTTACATAATCGGGCAGAGTCTGATGAAAGGCAGAGTCGAAGAATGTGATACTTTTCACCGAAGGTAGTTCCTTTCTACAGAGTCGGATGATCTCCAAAGCAGAGAAGTTGTGCCTGTCGCCAGTCAGAAATCTAAACGAAAGGGCATAGACGAGACATACAGTGGGGCTAGATCCTCGAGTTTCTCCAAGTGGTGATAGGTTTCATTGGTGATCACTACCGATCGCTCATACTCTCCGCCATGAACGACTCGATGGCAAATGAATGCCAGATCATCAGTGCTAGTAACCTCGGATAGGTTAGGATCAGAAAAACATCTCTGCAGAAGGAACTTGAAAGCATCCTGGGGCGTGCTCAATTtctccttgagctgctcCTTGTGGTTCGTCGATCCCCGAGTATATTTCAGCGTTGCCGGAGGAGCTGTGATCCCCGAGATCTGTGCATTGGCGACGGCTTTTGGGGGCTGCTCAAAGGTGTAGAAGGTAATCTTCACCGAGGATGAACCGGCATTAACCGAGAGGATAGATTTGGGTGTCATATTGGAGGCGGCGGAATCGGGAGCGTTGAACCGAGACATGCCATATCCACTGGCTTCCAGGTTGACAGGGAGGTAAATAAGTAATCGGCTTCCGGTTCTTGACGCCCCTCTCTTTCATAATTGTCAACTGAAAGGGACCACTCCATTTGTTCGTTATGGTGGGCCAATTTCCCTGTTGGGGTGCAGCCGGTGATGTCAAAGGACTTGCATGGTGACGTAGTTGGGGATCCGACATCATGGACCTGGAACTACAGACTCGAAATATATTTCCGGTGAACCCTACCAAATTCTGGACCCGTTTAACCCAAGGGTATAATTAAAGGCTGGGATTGTGGAATCCATATTTTTCTGCGTCCGAAACCACAGGAAAGCTATTAGAACTTGAGCATCGTCCCCAAGATTTACAGTTCCATTCTCCATTCATATTCATCCATTGATTCCTTGGCGCGATCCACACTATCAACGAACTTTATACCCAACAAGCAATATCAACCCCACCGAATACATTTCACACCTCTCTGTATAACTAACCATGCCGGGAGAGATTATCGACAGGCCAAACCCGAAGGCTGAGCCGTCGCACATACCGGATGTCGTTGAACAGCTGCAAGTACAGCTCGACCAGGCTTCATTAGACCAATCTACCTCTGATGCTTTCTTGAAATTTCGCAGAGCAGCTGCTTACATTGCAGCAGGTGAGGCTTGCTAATCTATACGCTAAGACATCCGCTCATGTTCTCTAGCAATGATTTTTCTTCAGGACAATGTGTTATTGAAGCGCGACCTGCAACATGATGACATCAAGCCTCGACTACTTGGTGAGATCCTCTGAAGCTTTGTATACATCATCCGGGATAGGAACATATCAGCTTATTCGATACCGTACTTCCAGGTCACTGGGGAACATGTCCCGGGCTTATCCTCGTATATTCCCATTTGAACTACATCGTTAGAAAGCAAAACCTAGACATGCTGTATGTCGTCGGACCGGGGCACGGCGCACCAGGTCTACTTGCTTCGCTATGGCTGGAGGGCTCATTGGGGAGGTTCTACCCACAGTATTCTCGAGACATGGAAGGTCTGAAGAATCTCATCTCGACTTTTAGTACCTCTGGCGGTTTGCCAAGGTTGGACGCTCCTCAGTGAATTAGTATGCCGAGCTTGAGCTGACTGTT encodes:
- a CDS encoding putative acetate kinase (acetate kinase) yields the protein MSRFNAPDSAASNMTPKSILSVNAGSSSVKITFYTFEQPPKAVANAQISGITAPPATLKYTRGSTNHKEQLKEKLSTPQDAFKFLLQRCFSDPNLSEVTSTDDLAFICHRVVHGGEYERSVVITNETYHHLEKLEDLAPLHNFSALEIIRLCRKELPSVKSITFFDSAFHQTLPDYVKTYPINQDTAKANGLRKYGFHGISYSFILRSVAQFLGKPVEKTNVIAMHIGSGASVCAIKEGRSIDTSMGLTPLAGLPGATRSGDIDPSLVFHYTSEAGKLSPASTKEMHISTAEEILNKKSGWKALTGTTDFAQIAVENPPSPEHKLAFDILVDRILGYIGNYFVKLEGKVDALVFAGGIGEKSALLRKTVIEKCQCLGVAIDASANDKGPSDDQTVMDISKGDGSGPRVIVCQTDEQEMSVSRDKSEI